One genomic segment of Paraburkholderia phymatum STM815 includes these proteins:
- a CDS encoding rubredoxin, whose product MMNDPADAVSLCAMQASTSSVPRFKIGICRGCGFVYSELEGEPALGVPAGTEWEALPEEWKCPRCDDPKAGFEVVVV is encoded by the coding sequence ATGATGAATGATCCAGCGGATGCGGTTTCGTTATGCGCAATGCAGGCGAGCACCTCCTCGGTGCCCCGTTTCAAGATCGGGATTTGCAGGGGGTGTGGATTCGTATATAGCGAATTGGAAGGTGAACCGGCGCTTGGAGTGCCGGCCGGAACCGAATGGGAAGCGCTACCGGAAGAGTGGAAGTGTCCGCGGTGCGACGATCCAAAGGCGGGCTTTGAAGTTGTCGTTGTCTAG